The Helicobacter sp. MIT 05-5293 genomic sequence ATTGCTATGGCTTATGATGAAAATATTTTAAAACGTAATTTTGCACTTTTCGCACCACTGGGTGTAAAGATAGATTCTTTAGATTCTGATGTGAGAGTGTGTAATATAGGCTTTGATGCAGATTCTGTTCAAGCCGATGTAAAGACAAAAATTTGCCAACCGATTAAATACAGAATCCTGCTTGTTTTGGAGGCTTCTATCAGTCAAAAAGAGTATCCCATTGATAAATTTGCGACATTAGCTCATCTTTTTTATAATAAACTTCAGGATTTTTGTGTTTTTGTTGTGTGGAATGCAAATGAAACAAGAGCAGATACATTTTGTCAAAAATTAGAAAATCTGCATATCCCTTACCAAAAAATGCCAAAACTTGATTTGAATGCGTTGAAGTTTTGTGTGGCTCATATGGATTGTGTGATTGGTGGAGATACGGGTGTTACACATTTGGCTTGGGCAATGGGTCGAGAGTGTATTACCCTGTATGGTAATACCTCAAGCACTTGTGGTAAAAATATGTCTGCAACGAAGCTTGAGAGGGTTTTGCTTGGTAATCCTTATATCGTTTCTCAAAGTGAAGAGTTTGAGAT encodes the following:
- the waaC gene encoding lipopolysaccharide heptosyltransferase I — its product is MRIAIVRLSSLGDVIIATSVLNALKGHQIEWFVDERFEGVIKDSPFIHTIHSLPFKKLLKSPVGILQIRKYCKRCGAFDAVVDMQGLMKSALIGSFIDSKQFVGFDWKGSREGIASLFYSQKIAMAYDENILKRNFALFAPLGVKIDSLDSDVRVCNIGFDADSVQADVKTKICQPIKYRILLVLEASISQKEYPIDKFATLAHLFYNKLQDFCVFVVWNANETRADTFCQKLENLHIPYQKMPKLDLNALKFCVAHMDCVIGGDTGVTHLAWAMGRECITLYGNTSSTCGKNMSATKLERVLLGNPYIVSQSEEFEIASIKESDIFELFMNDIFPRLALNAHKKI